One Equus quagga isolate Etosha38 chromosome 5, UCLA_HA_Equagga_1.0, whole genome shotgun sequence genomic window carries:
- the LOC124239215 gene encoding protein argonaute-4, with protein MEALGPGPPASLFQPPRRPGLGTVGKPIRLLANHFQVQIPKIDVYHYDVDIKPEKRPRRVNREVVDTMVRHFKMQIFGDRQPGYDGKRNMYTAHPLPIGRDRVDMEVTLPGEGKDQTFKVSVQWVSVVSLQLLLEALAGHLNEVPDDSVQALDVITRHLPSMRYTPVGRSFFSPPEGYYHPLGGGREVWFGFHQSVRPAMWNMMLNIDVSATAFYRAQPIIEFMCEVLDIQNINEQTKPLTDSQRVKFTKEIRGLKVEVTHCGQMKRKYRVCNVTRRPASHQTFPLQLENGQAMECTVAQYFKQKYSLQLKYPHLPCLQVGQEQKHTYLPLEVCNIVAGQRCIKKLTDNQTSTMIKATARSAPDRQEEISRLVKSNSMVGGPDPYLKEFGIVVHNEMTELTGRVLPAPMLQYGGRNKTVATPNQGVWDMRGKQFYAGIEIKVWAVACFAPQKQCREDLLKSFTDQLRKISKDAGMPIQGQPCFCKYAQGADSVEPMFKHLKMTYVGLQLIVVILPGKTPVYAEVKRVGDTLLGMATQCVQVKNVVKTSPQTLSNLCLKINAKLGGINNVLVPHQRPSVFQQPVIFLGADVTHPPAGDGKKPSIAAVVGSMDGHPSRYCATVRVQTSRQEISQELLYSQEVIQDLTNMVRELLIQFYKSTRFKPTRIIYYRGGVSEGQMKQVAWPELIAIRKACISLEEDYRPGITYIVVQKRHHTRLFCADKTERVGKSGNVPAGTTVDSTITHPSEFDFYLCSHAGIQGTSRPSHYQVLWDDNCFTADELQLLTYQLCHTYVRCTRSVSIPAPAYYARLVAFRARYHLVDKDHDSAEGSHVSGQSNGRDPQALAKAVQIHHDTQHTMYFA; from the exons ATGGAGGCGCTGGGACCCG gaCCTCCAGCCAGCCTGTTTCAGCCGCCTCGTCGTCCTGGCCTTGGAACTGTTGGAAAACCAATTCGACTGTTAGCCAATCATTTTCAGGTTCAGATTCCTAAAATAGATGTGTATCACTATGATGTGGATATTAAACCAGAAAAACGGCCTCGCAGAGTTAACAG GGAGGTAGTAGATACAATGGTGCGGCACTTCAAGATGCAAATATTTGGTGATCGGCAGCCTGGCTATGATGGCAAAAGAAACATGTACACAGCACATCCACTGCCAATCGGACGGGATAGG GTTGATATGGAAGTGACCCTTCCAGGTGAGGGTAAAGACCAAACCTTTAAAGTGTCTGTTCAGTGGGTATCAGTTGTAAGTCTTCAGTTGCTTTTAGAAGCTTTGGCCGGGCACTTAAATGAAGTCCCAGATGACTCTGTGCAAGCACTTGATGTTATCACAAGACACCTTCCCTCCATGAG gTACACTCCAGTGGGTCGTTCCTTTTTCTCACCTCCTGAAGGTTACTACCACCCtctgggagggggcagagaggtCTGGTTTGGCTTTCATCAGTCTGTGAGACCTGCTATGTGGAACATGATGCTCAATATTGATG TATCTGCAACTGCTTTCTACCGGGCCCAGCCTATCATTGAGTTCATGTGTGAGGTTTTAGACATTCAGAACATCAATGAACAGACCAAACCTCTAACAGACTCCCAGCGTGTCAAGTTTACCAAAGAAATCAGAG gtCTTAAAGTTGAGGTGACCCACTGTGGACAGATGAAACGAAAATATCGAGTTTGTAATGTGACTAGACGGCCAGCCAGTCATCAAAC TTTTCCCTTACAGCTAGAAAATGGTCAAGCTATGGAATGTACAGTAGCTCAATATTTTAAGCAAAAGTATAGTCTGCAGCTGAAATATCCCCATCTTCCATGCCTCCAAGTGGGACAAGAACAAAAGCATACGTACTTGCCGCTTGAG GTCTGTAATATAGTGGCTGGACAGCGATGTATAAAGAAGCTCACAGACAATCAGACTTCCACAATGATCAAAGCCACAGCAAGGTCTGCTCCTGACAGACAGGAAGAAATCAGTAGACTG GTGAAGAGTAACAGCATGGTGGGTGGACCTGATCCATACCTTAAAGAATTTGGTATTGTTGTCCACAATGAAATGACAGAGCTCACAGGCAGGGTACTCCCAGCACCAATGCTACAATATGGAGGCCGG aataaaacagtaGCCACACCCAACCAGGGTGTCTGGGACATGCGAGGAAAGCAGTTTTATGCTGGCATTGAAATTAAAGTTTGGGCAGTTGCTTGTTTTGCGCCTCAGAAACAATGTAGGGAAGATTTGCTAAA GAGTTTCACTGACCAGCTCCGTAAAATCTCTAAGGATGCAGGAATGCCCATCCAGGGTCAGCCATGTTTCTGCAAGTATGCACAAGGTGCAGACAGCGTGGAACCGATGTTTAAACATCTGAAAATGACCTATGTGGGCCTACAGCTAATAGTGGTTATCTTGCCCGGGAAGACACCAGTATATG cGGAGGTGAAACGTGTTGGAGATACCCTCCTGGGTATGGCCACACAGTGTGTCCAGGTAAAAAATGTGGTGAAGACCTCACCCCAAACCCTTTCCAACCTTTGCCTGAAGATAAATGCAAAGCTTGGAGGAATTAACAACGTGCTTGTACCTCATCAAAG GCCCTCGGTGTTCCAGCAGCCTGTCATCTTCCTGGGAGCGGATGTCACACACCCTCCGGCAGGGGATGGGAAGAAGCCTTCCATTGCTGCTGTGGTTGGCAGTATGGACGGCCACCCCAGCCGGTACTGTGCCACTGTTCGGGTGCAGACCTCCCGCCAGGAGATCTCCCAGGAGCTCCTCTATAGTCAGGAGGTCATCCAGGACCTTACTAACATGGTTCGAGAGCTGCTCATCCAGTTCTACAAATCCACGCGCTTCAAACCCACTCGGATCATCTATTACCGTGGAGGAGTGTCTGAGGGACAAATGAAACAG GTAGCTTGGCCAGAACTAATAGCAATTCGAAAGGCATGTATTAGCTTGGAAGAAGATTACCGGCCAGGAATAACCTATATTGTGGTACAGAAAAGACATCACACACGACTCTTCTGTGCAGATAAAACAGAAAGG GTGGGGAAAAGTGGCAATGTACCAGCAGGCACTACAGTGGATAGCACCATCACACATCCGTCGGAGTTTGACTTTTACCTCTGTAGTCATGCAGGAATTCAG GGAACCAGCCGTCCTTCACATTACCAGGTCTTGTGGGATGACAACTGCTTCACTGCGGATGAGCTCCAGCTGCTAACTTACCAGCTATGTCACACCTATGTGCGGTGTACGCGCTCAGTCTCTATTCCAGCCCCTGCATATTATGCCCGACTTGTAGCATTCAGGGCAAGGTATCATTTGGTGGATAAGGATCATGACAG TGCAGAAGGCAGTCATGTGTCAGGACAGAGCAATGGCCGAGATCCTCAGGCCTTGGCTAAAGCTGTGCAGATCCACCATGATACCCAGCACACGATGTATTTTGCCTGA